One Myxococcales bacterium genomic region harbors:
- a CDS encoding M23 family metallopeptidase has protein sequence MRLPVAAGEVVLCQQGNASPKPLSHSYDNTRHALDLAAPGAVEVPIVAAAAGTIVRVVTGAAPEGVEPGGGFGNHVVVEHTGGYFTAYSHLDRVSVAPGQAVGAGARLGTMGNTGKAGNRHLHFSLHRSAGSDEGLPSTIPMRGLVVAVPGSLAPRAEKPWRVELRSSLELACSNATVSMRGGFYGSDNEPSSPLTFGEPGANRTKAFASTLRERIEATPLDVRGDTVNADVKALGAKRALENLEAMLEEHPRDPGALYWAAVVASRDLHDGPKARAFLERLDVLKVTEPPWIAPWATLRLATLAEERGDLDEARTRGRALLGISGQGADFASRRDALVTRVGLAPAPVAPVAPDAPIPRCDLRAARPEAACIATSRGKRGLVVFLHGKFSNRADAEVLSLVAARAEAANLSVLALYGEAGLCSWESRPQDFVCWPQEESQLEAARRSTATWPTLVARARRDAATRGGTFLVGYSNGAFMAARAAAEGLGPAFDGIAVLLGGVSGPVARRTGEPPNVLFLAGTDDPHHRTSALDAARAFSDAGYAQTLRVRKGGHALTAPDLDWAFDALVAR, from the coding sequence TTGCGGTTGCCCGTCGCGGCGGGTGAAGTGGTCCTCTGCCAACAAGGGAACGCTTCGCCCAAGCCGCTCTCTCACTCCTACGACAACACCCGGCATGCCCTCGACCTCGCCGCGCCGGGCGCCGTCGAGGTCCCGATCGTCGCCGCGGCGGCCGGCACGATCGTGCGTGTCGTCACGGGGGCGGCCCCCGAGGGTGTCGAACCCGGAGGGGGATTCGGCAACCACGTCGTCGTCGAGCACACCGGTGGGTACTTCACTGCCTACTCTCACCTGGACCGGGTCTCCGTCGCTCCCGGCCAAGCCGTCGGTGCCGGTGCGCGGCTCGGCACGATGGGCAACACCGGGAAGGCCGGGAATCGGCACCTCCACTTCAGCCTCCATCGCTCCGCGGGAAGCGACGAAGGCCTCCCGTCGACGATCCCGATGCGGGGGCTCGTCGTCGCCGTGCCAGGGTCGCTCGCGCCTCGCGCGGAGAAGCCGTGGCGCGTCGAGCTGCGGTCGAGCCTCGAGCTCGCGTGCTCGAACGCGACCGTGTCGATGCGAGGGGGGTTCTATGGCTCCGACAACGAGCCCTCGAGCCCGCTCACGTTCGGCGAACCCGGCGCGAACCGCACCAAGGCCTTCGCGAGCACGCTTCGCGAACGCATCGAGGCGACGCCGCTCGACGTTCGCGGAGATACGGTGAACGCGGACGTCAAGGCGCTCGGTGCGAAGAGGGCTCTCGAGAACCTCGAGGCGATGCTCGAAGAGCACCCTCGTGATCCTGGCGCTCTCTACTGGGCCGCGGTGGTCGCGTCCCGGGATCTCCACGACGGCCCGAAGGCGCGGGCGTTCCTCGAGCGGCTCGACGTCTTGAAGGTGACGGAGCCACCATGGATCGCACCGTGGGCCACGCTGCGTCTCGCCACCCTCGCCGAAGAACGGGGAGACCTCGACGAAGCGCGTACGCGGGGCCGAGCGCTCCTCGGGATCTCTGGCCAGGGGGCGGACTTCGCCTCGCGCCGCGACGCGCTGGTCACGCGTGTCGGCCTCGCGCCGGCTCCTGTCGCGCCTGTCGCTCCCGATGCCCCGATCCCGCGCTGCGACCTCCGAGCTGCACGGCCCGAGGCAGCGTGCATCGCGACATCACGCGGGAAAAGGGGCCTCGTCGTGTTCCTGCACGGAAAGTTCTCGAACCGCGCCGACGCCGAGGTCTTGAGCCTCGTCGCCGCCCGCGCGGAAGCCGCGAACCTCAGCGTGCTCGCGCTCTACGGGGAGGCTGGCCTCTGCAGCTGGGAGTCTCGGCCGCAGGACTTCGTGTGCTGGCCGCAGGAGGAGTCTCAACTCGAGGCCGCGCGGCGCTCGACGGCCACCTGGCCCACGCTGGTGGCTCGCGCTCGTCGTGACGCCGCGACCCGCGGGGGGACGTTTCTCGTCGGCTACTCGAACGGTGCGTTCATGGCGGCGCGCGCGGCCGCAGAAGGCCTCGGTCCGGCGTTCGATGGCATCGCCGTGCTCCTCGGAGGGGTCTCCGGCCCGGTGGCGCGCCGCACGGGAGAGCCCCCGAACGTCCTGTTCTTGGCGGGCACCGACGATCCTCATCACCGGACGTCGGCGCTCGACGCAGCCCGCGCGTTCTCGGACGCTGGATACGCGCAGACCCTTCGGGTGCGAAAGGGAGGTCACGCGCTCACGGCCCCCGACCTCGACTGGGCGTTCGACGCTCTCGTGGCGCGATGA
- a CDS encoding zinc-ribbon domain-containing protein, whose protein sequence is MAKRKRASDLVPHPRYGAESVASGEGLSEATVRASYWGYHDAVLYPESAIVADWRRQNFSTFPRGTYVDLRERCRDCGREFLFFAREQKHWYEELGFYVDARCVRCPACRKTEGTLRRRFTRYAEAVAKRELDDAELLTALGDALFVWEAGLLRDAGKLRRWKNLAVRRLPAAKVTAQLVATVASLPSA, encoded by the coding sequence ATGGCGAAGCGGAAGCGGGCGAGCGACCTCGTGCCCCACCCACGGTACGGCGCGGAGTCGGTGGCGTCGGGCGAGGGGCTCTCCGAGGCGACGGTGCGTGCGTCGTACTGGGGCTACCACGACGCGGTGCTCTACCCCGAGTCGGCGATCGTCGCCGATTGGAGGCGCCAGAATTTCTCGACGTTCCCGCGAGGCACGTACGTCGATCTGCGCGAGCGCTGCCGTGACTGTGGTCGAGAGTTCCTCTTCTTCGCGCGCGAGCAGAAGCACTGGTACGAAGAGCTCGGGTTCTACGTCGACGCGCGCTGCGTCCGCTGCCCCGCGTGCCGCAAGACCGAGGGGACGCTCCGGCGCCGCTTCACGCGCTACGCCGAGGCCGTGGCCAAGCGTGAGCTCGACGACGCCGAGCTCCTGACCGCGCTGGGAGACGCGCTCTTCGTGTGGGAGGCGGGGCTCCTCCGCGACGCGGGCAAGCTCCGGCGCTGGAAGAACCTCGCCGTGCGCAGGCTCCCTGCGGCCAAGGTCACGGCGCAGCTCGTCGCGACGGTCGCCTCGCTGCCCAGCGCGTGA
- a CDS encoding zf-TFIIB domain-containing protein: MWTCPACRGELVRAHPVHGVYACGACRGMWTDHAASLALRAADADPAFSQIARQLDEGARGSAPSGSARSCPECGAALAPTKLFGVDLDYCQAHGTFFDRGEVAKLQEAGVDGKGKALSAGAIALGVLEILSFFG, translated from the coding sequence ATGTGGACCTGTCCGGCCTGCCGTGGAGAGCTCGTGCGTGCTCATCCCGTTCATGGCGTGTACGCGTGCGGCGCGTGCCGCGGCATGTGGACCGACCACGCCGCCAGCTTGGCGCTGCGCGCAGCCGACGCGGATCCGGCCTTTTCCCAGATCGCCCGCCAGCTCGACGAGGGGGCGCGGGGCTCGGCGCCATCGGGGAGCGCGAGGTCGTGCCCGGAGTGCGGGGCCGCGCTCGCCCCCACGAAGCTCTTCGGGGTGGACCTCGACTACTGCCAAGCGCACGGGACGTTCTTCGATCGAGGTGAGGTCGCGAAGCTCCAGGAGGCGGGGGTGGACGGGAAGGGCAAGGCCCTCTCGGCCGGGGCGATCGCCCTGGGAGTGCTCGAGATCCTGTCGTTTTTCGGCTGA
- a CDS encoding ferritin-like domain-containing protein has product MRRLAPVFSALVSTLLGASAVAACSISDGTTADSDGGAPDGGDYSAPTCDAASLLGALTTSEPYDYMELRYEVVTSLGDGGGAPDAGPPALEIRAKKGALCGNATDKARCLEAYAGIGTRFGFPCNAQFGQCSVESLVVNQGDTFRSFHKLNAVGPFLAPVDSPSEAALVARLQGYGALCDATTPSASPGGGYVVRAVNGPPCSSKYGYTLDVSASGVVTEKSKVLVSPPVGVCGRRPEGLREVHTFAGLTSAGRFFAQCTHLEEASVPAFRTLERELRALGAGPKLLAAARRAARDEIRHTTMMRSLAKAFGGECAEVAVESPSPRSVLAMALENAREGCVGETYGAAQAAFQARRASDPRVRATLAVIARDEARHAELAWAVDAFLAPRLTAEERREVERAREEAWAALEASLRDEPSDELRDVAGLPNAREAAWLVAGVRDVLAAA; this is encoded by the coding sequence ATGCGTCGCCTTGCCCCTGTCTTCTCTGCGCTCGTGTCCACCCTCCTTGGTGCTTCGGCAGTCGCGGCCTGCTCGATCAGCGACGGGACCACCGCCGACAGCGACGGTGGCGCCCCCGATGGCGGCGACTACTCGGCTCCCACGTGCGATGCGGCATCGTTGCTCGGCGCTCTCACCACCTCCGAGCCGTACGACTACATGGAGCTCCGGTACGAGGTCGTGACGAGCCTCGGGGATGGCGGCGGGGCTCCGGACGCGGGGCCGCCAGCGCTCGAGATCCGCGCAAAGAAGGGAGCGCTGTGCGGAAACGCGACCGACAAGGCGCGCTGCCTCGAGGCGTACGCGGGTATCGGCACTCGCTTCGGCTTCCCGTGCAATGCGCAGTTCGGGCAGTGCTCGGTCGAGTCGCTCGTGGTGAACCAGGGTGACACCTTTCGGTCGTTCCACAAGCTGAACGCGGTCGGGCCATTCCTCGCTCCGGTCGACTCGCCCTCGGAAGCCGCCCTCGTCGCGCGCCTCCAAGGCTACGGCGCGCTGTGCGACGCGACGACCCCGAGCGCGTCGCCGGGTGGTGGCTACGTGGTCCGCGCGGTCAACGGCCCTCCATGCAGCAGCAAATACGGCTACACCCTCGACGTGAGCGCGAGCGGTGTCGTCACCGAAAAATCCAAGGTCTTGGTCTCGCCCCCGGTGGGCGTGTGTGGGCGTCGCCCCGAGGGGCTGCGCGAGGTGCACACGTTCGCGGGCCTCACGTCGGCGGGTCGATTCTTTGCGCAATGCACGCACCTCGAAGAAGCGAGCGTGCCTGCGTTCCGTACACTCGAGCGCGAGCTCCGGGCGCTCGGGGCGGGGCCGAAGCTCCTCGCGGCCGCGCGGCGAGCGGCTCGTGACGAGATCCGCCACACGACGATGATGCGCTCGCTCGCCAAGGCGTTCGGCGGGGAATGCGCCGAGGTCGCCGTCGAGAGCCCGAGCCCGCGTTCGGTGCTCGCGATGGCGCTCGAGAACGCGCGCGAGGGCTGCGTGGGCGAGACGTACGGCGCGGCGCAGGCCGCCTTCCAAGCACGCCGCGCGAGCGATCCGCGGGTGCGCGCGACCCTCGCGGTGATCGCCCGTGACGAGGCCCGGCACGCCGAGCTCGCCTGGGCCGTCGACGCCTTCCTCGCTCCACGGCTCACGGCCGAGGAGCGCCGCGAGGTCGAGCGCGCACGCGAAGAGGCGTGGGCCGCGCTCGAGGCGTCCCTCCGCGACGAGCCGAGCGACGAGCTCCGCGACGTGGCCGGGCTCCCGAACGCCCGAGAGGCCGCGTGGCTCGTCGCGGGAGTCCGAGACGTGCTCGCTGCGGCGTGA
- a CDS encoding VWA domain-containing protein yields MRTFARGLFVSSLLLGLAACSPPAKAPEPTIAKEPVPVACDPAKPPVSAPATPSTTTASAVEVSRAPRIDVTTATTPNLARAEKETEVTVRVRVRGLPLAQTQRPPLDLALVVDTSGSMDGVAIEKAREAVGRLVDLLAEGDVVSIVTFGSHPKVVVPTTKIDKETRPGAKAAIAQIKAEGTTDMAGGLATGLAQLRGSCAPPNAIHRLVLVGDGVPNDSAPVLQIADQAKAAHVPITTLGLGNDFDETLMVAVAQRSSATFHFVEDGAGVAAVFEKELTRMERVVARGTQLEIVGGPGVTIREIVGFGAVSGSRVAHLPLGDLAEGQVRDVFVRATVKGIKDGRNAELLDANVSYSAPELGAMTASSFAKMPMSADEGRLKDASVREIEHGSTTVRVADGIVKAVALARAGDLAGARKILDAAQKLAKEGETKFGDKALGEKVAEMAKLRKTLPSLLPQVDDTMRSGMGGGMGRPMAPRPVAASPADAMSLRASHGEAMKQLQGL; encoded by the coding sequence ATGCGCACTTTCGCTCGCGGGCTCTTCGTCTCCTCCCTCTTGCTCGGGCTCGCCGCGTGCTCGCCGCCGGCCAAGGCGCCGGAGCCGACGATCGCGAAAGAGCCGGTTCCGGTCGCGTGTGATCCCGCGAAGCCACCGGTGAGCGCGCCCGCGACCCCTTCCACGACCACGGCCAGCGCCGTGGAGGTCTCGCGCGCCCCTCGCATCGACGTGACCACCGCGACCACCCCGAACCTCGCGAGGGCCGAGAAGGAGACCGAGGTCACCGTCCGCGTGCGCGTGCGCGGCCTCCCCCTCGCCCAGACCCAGCGCCCCCCGCTCGACCTCGCCCTCGTCGTGGACACTTCGGGCTCGATGGATGGTGTCGCGATCGAGAAGGCCCGAGAGGCGGTGGGCCGGCTCGTCGACCTGCTCGCCGAGGGAGACGTCGTCTCGATCGTGACCTTCGGCTCGCACCCCAAGGTGGTGGTCCCCACGACGAAGATCGACAAAGAGACGCGGCCTGGCGCCAAGGCTGCCATCGCGCAAATCAAGGCCGAGGGGACGACGGACATGGCCGGCGGCCTCGCGACGGGCCTCGCGCAGCTCCGCGGGTCGTGTGCTCCGCCGAACGCGATCCACCGCCTCGTGCTCGTCGGTGACGGCGTACCGAACGACAGCGCGCCGGTGCTCCAGATCGCCGATCAGGCGAAGGCCGCGCACGTCCCGATCACGACGCTCGGCCTCGGCAACGACTTCGACGAGACGCTCATGGTGGCCGTCGCTCAGCGCTCGTCGGCGACGTTCCACTTCGTGGAGGACGGCGCCGGGGTGGCGGCGGTCTTCGAGAAGGAGCTCACGCGGATGGAGCGCGTGGTGGCGCGCGGCACGCAGCTCGAGATCGTCGGAGGCCCGGGCGTCACCATCCGAGAAATCGTCGGCTTCGGGGCCGTCTCGGGCTCGCGCGTGGCGCACCTCCCGTTGGGCGATCTGGCGGAAGGTCAGGTGCGCGACGTGTTCGTGAGGGCCACCGTGAAGGGCATCAAAGACGGCCGCAACGCCGAGCTGCTCGACGCCAACGTGTCGTACTCGGCGCCCGAGCTCGGGGCCATGACGGCCTCGTCCTTCGCGAAAATGCCCATGTCCGCCGACGAGGGGCGCCTGAAGGACGCGAGCGTGAGGGAGATCGAGCACGGGTCGACCACCGTCCGGGTCGCCGACGGGATCGTGAAGGCCGTGGCGCTGGCCCGCGCCGGGGATCTCGCGGGCGCGCGGAAGATCCTCGACGCGGCCCAGAAGCTCGCGAAAGAGGGCGAGACGAAGTTCGGGGACAAGGCCCTCGGAGAGAAGGTCGCCGAGATGGCGAAGCTCCGAAAGACCTTGCCCTCGCTCCTTCCTCAGGTCGACGACACGATGCGCAGCGGCATGGGGGGTGGGATGGGTCGGCCGATGGCGCCGAGGCCCGTCGCGGCGAGCCCCGCCGACGCGATGAGCCTGCGGGCCTCGCACGGTGAGGCGATGAAGCAGCTTCAGGGCCTCTGA
- a CDS encoding alpha/beta hydrolase: protein MLTVETLTDSDGPFDVTVAAGPSDVPVVLFAVGGGGDPKRHAPLLEALAAKGHAVVAPHFTRIGPAVEEAHLLVRARRLTQALDAFVPGARRAVGIGHSIGATTLLALAGATPWLGPGRPVPIAPASRLSKLALLAPTTGFFRAPGALQGVAVPLYVHAGSADAITPPSHAELLRDTLSDRVGVELHVTSGAGHFSFMHAPPPGTTEPLADRDAFLGGLVRDLQAFAAS, encoded by the coding sequence ATGCTCACCGTGGAGACGCTCACCGACTCGGACGGCCCGTTCGACGTCACCGTGGCCGCGGGCCCGAGCGACGTTCCCGTGGTGCTCTTTGCCGTGGGCGGCGGAGGCGATCCCAAGCGCCACGCGCCGCTGCTCGAAGCGCTCGCGGCGAAGGGTCACGCGGTCGTCGCGCCACATTTCACGAGGATCGGGCCCGCGGTCGAAGAGGCCCATCTGCTCGTCCGCGCCCGCCGGCTCACGCAGGCGCTCGATGCCTTCGTGCCCGGCGCGCGACGCGCCGTCGGGATCGGACACTCGATCGGAGCGACGACGCTGCTCGCCTTGGCAGGCGCGACACCCTGGCTCGGCCCCGGTCGCCCTGTGCCGATCGCCCCCGCGTCGAGGCTCTCCAAGCTCGCGCTCCTCGCGCCGACCACGGGATTTTTCAGAGCGCCCGGCGCGCTCCAAGGCGTCGCGGTGCCGCTCTACGTCCACGCAGGCTCGGCCGACGCGATAACGCCGCCCTCGCACGCCGAGCTCCTGCGTGACACGCTTTCGGATCGTGTGGGCGTCGAGCTCCACGTGACGTCCGGCGCCGGTCACTTCTCGTTCATGCACGCGCCGCCTCCGGGCACGACCGAGCCGCTCGCGGACCGCGACGCGTTCCTCGGCGGGCTGGTACGAGATCTCCAAGCGTTCGCCGCCTCGTGA
- a CDS encoding S8 family serine peptidase — translation MRKALLVASVALLALSATGTVSAGPTDGLVKMDPSMRVRLSGGILRDSPNVAMFVKTSDVAATRKEIERLGGRVGTVSGDILTVRMPKSAVASLAARSEVARLEAAHKVTKRLDKVLTETKVNQVHSGGAGTPFKGAGVVVGVIDYGFDAAHEAFRKPGGGPSRVVAFWDQTAQTGNKPAGFTYGAECTTAQLTDNTCAHAAADSHGTHVTGIAAGGPVQGTPYLGLAPEADIAYVHLGTAPNAADDNEGLSTAICDATSFIFKAAAALGKPAVVNMSLGEHSGPHDGTSLADQCLDNLTGPGKIIVAAAGNEGQGSQSGAPGNPAVFVHAGGTASATATSVRFHPSVSNNVVQAELVVWTDSPGDLTVRIGATDGNATTFSAPVTRAQALAPTQLTVGALTVGPVAAAGGELPGGARGIQIRVNDANTDQAELQQVTWVLEISGSGKFDAFLDTTNAGGFVQGGVGAGVTVDNMMTIGYPAIAKNVIAVGSYVSRNEWTPLTGGPQQQMNGNQQVTLGALSGFSSRGPARRATVVTQKPDIVAPGEIVVSALNSRSTVAAERIMKAPPSGFYLAEGTSMATPAVAGIVALMLQKNPRLGVDDVRRILATTATAVPGETLPNTSWGAGKANALAAVMAVTPGAPGADAGPEADSGATPGPGPAPAPSTPGPNGAAPAADSGGCNVGMGAGGAGGALAAGLGLAFVLAGRRRRASAK, via the coding sequence ATGCGCAAAGCACTTCTTGTGGCTTCGGTGGCACTATTGGCACTTTCGGCGACCGGCACGGTGTCGGCTGGGCCCACGGATGGCCTCGTCAAAATGGACCCGTCGATGCGCGTCCGCCTCTCGGGGGGCATCCTTCGAGATTCGCCGAACGTCGCGATGTTCGTGAAGACGTCGGACGTGGCCGCCACACGCAAGGAGATCGAGCGTCTCGGGGGCCGCGTCGGCACCGTCTCGGGGGACATCCTCACGGTTCGGATGCCCAAGTCGGCCGTGGCCTCGCTCGCCGCGCGCAGTGAGGTCGCGAGGCTCGAGGCCGCGCACAAGGTGACGAAGCGCCTCGACAAGGTGCTCACCGAGACCAAGGTGAACCAAGTCCACTCGGGCGGTGCGGGCACGCCGTTCAAGGGAGCGGGCGTGGTCGTCGGCGTGATCGACTACGGGTTCGACGCGGCGCACGAGGCCTTTCGGAAGCCCGGCGGTGGCCCCTCGCGCGTGGTCGCCTTCTGGGACCAGACGGCGCAGACCGGCAACAAGCCCGCAGGGTTCACGTACGGCGCCGAGTGCACCACGGCCCAGCTCACCGACAACACCTGCGCCCACGCCGCCGCCGACAGCCACGGAACGCACGTCACCGGCATCGCGGCGGGGGGACCCGTGCAAGGCACTCCGTACCTCGGGTTGGCGCCCGAAGCCGACATCGCCTACGTCCACCTCGGCACCGCCCCCAACGCGGCGGATGACAACGAGGGCCTCTCGACGGCCATCTGCGACGCGACGTCGTTCATCTTCAAAGCGGCAGCGGCGCTCGGCAAACCGGCCGTCGTCAATATGAGCCTCGGAGAGCACTCGGGCCCGCACGACGGCACCTCGCTCGCCGATCAGTGCCTCGACAACCTCACCGGTCCCGGCAAGATCATCGTCGCGGCCGCTGGAAATGAAGGCCAAGGCTCGCAGAGCGGCGCGCCCGGAAATCCGGCCGTGTTCGTGCACGCGGGCGGCACGGCGAGCGCCACGGCGACGTCCGTCCGCTTCCATCCTTCGGTCTCGAACAACGTGGTGCAGGCCGAGCTCGTCGTGTGGACCGACAGCCCGGGAGATCTCACCGTGCGCATCGGCGCGACCGACGGAAACGCGACCACGTTCAGCGCCCCGGTCACACGCGCGCAGGCCCTCGCTCCGACGCAGCTCACGGTGGGGGCCCTCACGGTCGGTCCCGTGGCTGCCGCGGGTGGCGAGCTCCCGGGCGGCGCCCGAGGCATTCAGATTCGCGTGAACGACGCGAACACCGACCAAGCCGAGCTCCAGCAAGTCACGTGGGTGCTCGAGATCTCGGGGAGTGGCAAGTTCGACGCCTTCCTCGACACGACGAACGCGGGCGGCTTCGTCCAAGGCGGAGTCGGCGCGGGGGTGACGGTCGACAACATGATGACCATCGGATACCCCGCGATCGCCAAGAACGTCATCGCCGTCGGCTCGTACGTCTCGCGGAACGAGTGGACCCCGCTTACCGGTGGTCCGCAGCAGCAAATGAACGGCAACCAGCAGGTGACCCTCGGGGCGCTCAGCGGCTTCTCGAGCCGCGGCCCGGCTCGCCGCGCGACGGTCGTCACCCAGAAGCCGGATATCGTGGCGCCGGGTGAAATCGTGGTCTCGGCGCTGAACTCGCGCAGTACGGTGGCGGCCGAGCGCATCATGAAGGCCCCGCCGAGTGGCTTCTACCTCGCCGAGGGCACCAGCATGGCCACCCCCGCGGTCGCCGGCATCGTCGCCCTCATGCTCCAGAAGAACCCGCGCCTCGGCGTGGACGACGTGCGGCGCATCCTCGCGACGACGGCCACCGCCGTGCCCGGCGAGACGCTCCCGAACACGTCGTGGGGCGCAGGCAAGGCCAACGCGCTCGCGGCGGTCATGGCCGTGACCCCCGGAGCGCCGGGTGCCGACGCGGGCCCCGAGGCGGACTCCGGCGCGACCCCTGGCCCTGGACCTGCGCCCGCCCCGTCGACGCCGGGACCCAACGGCGCGGCCCCCGCGGCCGACTCGGGCGGCTGCAATGTAGGTATGGGCGCGGGAGGCGCGGGTGGCGCGCTCGCGGCCGGCCTCGGCCTCGCCTTCGTGTTGGCTGGTCGCCGTCGTCGGGCTTCCGCCAAGTGA
- a CDS encoding M4 family metallopeptidase, whose product MSRSRTRFSSPALLLLLLAGASAVVACGGNDGPAPLPLANDLGARLEADTGVAWALLAEPGAPSPRLLGPTTPVALPGATHEEQARGFFARYGEALGTHGAPAFVPLTDSDEPDGAHETAFTEVVPGTTIPVFDAISSVRFGQDGKVLYVQSALAHDLSALPRSPKLTEPDAARKAAEHVLASCGESPTVTPKISLGALPGDAPHLAYRVELEEAVGTCSGPTVYVDATGGAVLEMRQQAANLRDRSHGARYYYWRDPSDVKELDVSQNADFSYDLRSTSTPTVSTFALDARGAMQPIRVSQLGTWDSFDKGVSVDAAYHAQKGLEYFRVVHGRNGLDGRGSPVVVVTHDTALGDNAAYRPWSKEIHFGDGTVGGAYYPWTLSFDVVVHELAHGVIAATSGLVYAAESGALNESFADVMGVSAAHWLPELREKADMRVGRLIHKNGQGIRDLAAPRIFQQPDYMAGPIPCKGPADMANDNCGVHYYSGIPNKAFALMTIGGGLGYYQVPKALGFEATRYIWFRAMTSLRNPRASFREAAMAQTFEAGLLGRDSLTSVGCAWMAVGVLTPTDFGPWGGITCGDRSRLSDCAKIVNGYACHESAPYAAYVCRNGAIAGGILCDKLEQRCIRRGPYDLEARLDTLGQLACEDIK is encoded by the coding sequence ATGTCCCGCTCTCGAACGCGTTTTTCCTCACCCGCTCTCCTTCTTCTGCTCCTCGCGGGGGCGTCCGCCGTCGTCGCTTGCGGCGGAAACGACGGCCCGGCGCCGCTCCCCCTCGCGAACGATCTCGGCGCGCGGCTCGAGGCCGACACCGGCGTCGCGTGGGCCCTCCTCGCCGAGCCCGGCGCGCCTAGCCCCCGCCTGCTCGGCCCGACGACCCCCGTCGCCCTCCCCGGCGCCACCCACGAAGAGCAGGCCCGCGGCTTCTTCGCCCGCTACGGCGAGGCGCTGGGCACCCACGGCGCGCCCGCGTTCGTGCCGCTGACCGACAGCGACGAGCCCGATGGCGCCCACGAGACCGCCTTCACCGAGGTCGTCCCCGGGACCACGATCCCCGTGTTCGACGCCATCTCGTCCGTGCGCTTCGGCCAAGACGGGAAGGTCCTCTACGTGCAATCCGCGCTCGCGCACGACCTCTCCGCGCTCCCGCGTTCGCCCAAGCTCACCGAGCCCGACGCCGCCCGAAAAGCCGCCGAGCACGTCCTCGCCTCGTGCGGCGAGAGCCCCACCGTCACGCCGAAGATCTCCCTGGGCGCCCTGCCCGGAGACGCCCCGCACCTCGCCTACCGCGTCGAGCTCGAGGAGGCCGTGGGCACCTGCTCGGGCCCCACGGTCTACGTCGACGCCACGGGCGGAGCCGTGCTCGAGATGCGCCAGCAGGCGGCGAACCTCCGGGATCGGAGCCATGGCGCCCGCTACTACTATTGGCGCGACCCGAGCGACGTCAAAGAGCTCGACGTCTCGCAGAACGCCGACTTCTCGTACGACCTCAGATCCACTTCGACGCCTACGGTGTCGACCTTCGCGCTCGACGCACGCGGTGCGATGCAGCCCATTCGCGTGTCCCAACTCGGCACGTGGGACTCGTTCGACAAGGGCGTCTCGGTCGATGCGGCCTACCATGCGCAGAAGGGGCTCGAGTACTTCCGCGTCGTCCACGGAAGAAATGGCCTCGACGGGCGTGGGAGCCCCGTCGTCGTCGTGACCCACGACACCGCCCTCGGGGACAATGCCGCCTACCGGCCGTGGTCGAAGGAGATCCACTTCGGGGACGGAACGGTCGGCGGCGCGTACTACCCATGGACGCTCTCGTTCGACGTCGTTGTGCACGAGCTCGCGCACGGCGTGATCGCGGCGACGTCCGGCCTCGTCTACGCTGCGGAGTCGGGCGCCCTCAACGAATCGTTCGCGGACGTGATGGGCGTCTCGGCCGCCCACTGGTTGCCGGAGCTCCGAGAAAAGGCCGACATGCGTGTCGGGCGCCTGATTCACAAGAATGGGCAGGGTATCCGCGACCTCGCGGCACCACGGATCTTCCAGCAGCCCGACTACATGGCGGGCCCGATACCCTGCAAGGGGCCCGCCGACATGGCGAACGACAACTGCGGTGTGCACTACTACTCGGGAATCCCCAACAAAGCCTTTGCGCTCATGACCATCGGCGGTGGCCTCGGATATTACCAGGTGCCGAAGGCCCTCGGTTTCGAGGCGACCCGCTACATCTGGTTCCGAGCCATGACCTCGCTCCGAAACCCGCGAGCGAGCTTCCGCGAGGCCGCGATGGCCCAGACGTTCGAGGCGGGCCTGCTAGGCCGGGACTCCCTGACCAGCGTGGGGTGCGCATGGATGGCCGTCGGCGTCCTTACCCCCACCGACTTCGGCCCGTGGGGTGGCATCACATGCGGAGATCGCTCGCGGCTCTCGGACTGCGCAAAGATCGTGAATGGGTACGCGTGCCATGAGTCGGCGCCCTACGCCGCTTACGTCTGTCGAAACGGAGCCATCGCGGGGGGCATTCTGTGCGACAAGCTCGAACAGCGCTGCATTCGTCGTGGGCCGTACGACCTCGAGGCCCGCCTGGACACGTTGGGTCAGCTTGCGTGCGAGGACATCAAATGA